One genomic window of Quercus robur chromosome 6, dhQueRobu3.1, whole genome shotgun sequence includes the following:
- the LOC126689971 gene encoding uncharacterized protein LOC126689971: protein MARPKEMMGEIWLVCPRLQTTPPINGYGSQDPKNVTSLVVREVNSESSELYNGRRGYSKRQRHEAYGEEQDQRQGDGRSAVLGSQSRGTTSRRVPHLEKEIDQMRKVMDEMRENMRRTNPVEDLVHCTDSPFTASINGHPLPPKFKMPSLDSYDGARDPFDHIATFKTKIHLQGVLDEIMCRAFPTTLKGPTRVWFSKIPPNSVSSFEELSKLFVNNFIGEQRHKRSSSSLLTIEQGENESLRSFITRFNREALTVDDKLLLAAFHNGVNSDLFIHKLYEKEPQSMAELVHSA, encoded by the exons ATGGCTCGTCCTAAGGAAATGATGGGTGAGATATGGCTTGTTTGTCCAAG GCTACAAACCACTCCCCCAATCAACGGTTATGGAAGTCAAGACCCCAAAAATGTAACTTCCTTGGTGGTTAGGGAAGTTAACTCCGAATCCTCCGAACTCTACAATGGTCGGAGAG GATATTCCAA GAGGCAGCGGCATGAGGCATATGGGGAAGAGCAAGACCAGAGACAAGGAGATGGAAGAAGTGCTGTGCTTGGAAGTCAATCAAGGGGCACCACATCAAGAAGGGTGCCACACTTGGAGAAAGAGATTGACCAGATGAGGAAGGTTATGGATGAGATGAGGGAGAACATGAGAAGAACAAATCCTGTAGAGGATCTAGTTCATTGCACAGATTCCCCTTTCACGGCTTCCATCAATGGTCACCCCTTGCCTCCAAAATTCAAGATGCCTTCCTTGGATTCATATGATGGAGCGcgtgacccgtttgatcacatTGCTACTTTTAAGACTAAAATTCACCTTCAAGGGGTCTTAGATGAAATTATGTGTAGAGCATTTCCTACCACCCTCAAAGGTCCGACACGAGTGTGGTTCAGTAAAATACCCCCGAATTCGGTAAGTTCTTTCGAAGAGTTGAGCAAGTTGTTCGTTAATAACTTCATTGGGGAACAAAGACACAAGCGTTCTTCGTCCAGCCTGTTGACCATAGAACAGGGGGAGAATGAAAGTCTGCGGTCCTTTATCACTCGTTTCAACAGGGAAGCCTTGACGGTAGATGATAAGCTACTACTGGCAGCCTTTCACAACGGGGTTAATTCTGATTTATTCATCCACAAGCTTTATGAGAAGGAGCCTCAATCCATGGCTGAACTCGTCCATTCAGCCTAG